The DNA window TAGTAACGGTTAGTCACTTTAGGGTTAGTAACAGTTAGTCACGTTAGGGTTAGTAACAGTTAGTCACTTTAGGGTTAGTCACTTTAGGGTTAGTCACTTTAGGGTTAGTCACTTTAGGGTTAGTCACTTTAGGGTTAGTAACAGTTAGTCACGTTAGGGTTAGTAACAGTTAGTCACTTTAGGGTTAGTCACTTTAGGGTTAGTAACAGTTAGTCACGTTAGGGTTAGTAACAGTTAGTCACTTTAGGGTTAGTCACTTTAGGGTTAGTAACAGTTAGTCACTTTAGGGTTAGTCACTTTAGGGTTAGTCACTTTAGGGTTAGTCACTTTAGGGTTAGTCACAGTTAGTTGACTTTTTAAACAGCATTgcgattatttttattttgactactttttatttatattagaatAAAAATCCAGCACGGTCTGTCATGTTAGTCCTTATTTCGCACGTGAGTTCACAGCATTTCCCATGGCTGAAATTTCATGGGTTCTCATTTTTAAGGCTTTTCATGCACTTGTGTTACTTAAAGATTAACAAAGTGAACAGATTTCTCTTCAGACTGAAGTGCAATGAGCAGCTCATGCCTTCACTTCTGCACCGAGGGGTCTGGAAGTCAATTCCTGTAGAATTCCTGATCCATACATCGATCTGGCAAGATTTTAGTGTCAGCTGATCCTCCGCTCAACTTCTGTCTGAAATCTGAAAGCATTAAAGACATGCAGCAGCTGAAGACTGAAGTTTCTGATGTCCAACAATCTTTTTATTCCAGTCTTCTCTTTAAGTCGTCACTGCAGCTTTATTTTAGAGAATTCAATAAACTGCCACTGATTCCACTTGTCACATCCTGAGCATTAGGGAACTTCACTGCAGGAGAGAGATGATATTTTTGTCTTACACAATACCATTTCCTCATTAACACACTGAAGTGCATCTGATCAGTAACACTCCTTATCTCTGAACACATGCTGTTTGCTCTGACTTTCATTAACACTCTTATTTCACAGaatgagaaaaatatttttgtgtgcACAAAACCTTAGATAGTTCTGTAAACTGTGTGTTCATTAAAACAAGACAGACGTCAAGGAGCTGAATCACAAATGTCCCCTGTCCTAGTGTCCTATTCTGTGGCTAgatatttcagtttatagtagatagttcagttcagtttagtCTGATGATGtgatctttctttctatttaaataaGCTGAAGGTCttatgattcacacacacacacacacacacacacacacacacaccaccattaAACTCCTTCAACTTCACATGTTCACTGTATCTTGGCTTCATAACAGTAATATAAGGAACATAACAGGATATAAGGAACAGTCACAGAGCAGGAGTGAGAATGTTGTGcaatgtgtgttatatgttgtgtgtatgtgtgtatgtgtgtatgaacgGCTGTTATAGAAGATTAGCCAACctcatctgaccaatcacaatccagaaTTTAGTGTCTATAATAAAGGGTGTTGTTTTCTCTGTGCTATCTTCTTAAGGCTCttacaaacatattttatttatttatttgtttgtttattcagtttGCGCAGTAACTTTATAACATACAGTGCTGATTTGCAAAGAACACAAAATAGCAATTTACATATAGAATTATACTACAGtcatacttttatttcaggttcCATTTTACATTGAGGAAGAAGACGCCAGCTCTGATGCTCACAGTTTCACCCTGTTCAGGAAGTGTTGAGTGGCATCTGACTGCACACACCCTGAAGAACAAACCAGCCAAGCATcattactgtaagtgtgtgtgtgtgagagtgtgtgtggggggggggtcagTTAGAGATGCTGTAAAAGCTCCCAGCTCCTCACACAAATGTGGTAAATCTTCCAGTAAAGTCATGTTCAGTAATGTAGGAAGGAACCACATCCCTGAGTAGAAAAGATGCAATTGTCAGCATTggggggataaaaacagacccaaatgcaggatagcgtgaAAAAATTAACtgaatttattaactaaaaacaatgaaacagGGACAAGGACCCGACAAAACATGACATGACCAGACGACAGAGATTCCGCACCACCATCGGCAACACTGCACGGCTAAATAGACataacaattaacacatgaggaacatgtgtgcagaggcggggcgACAGAGACGAGGGCGGGGCAGACAGAGAcgagggcggggcagacacgtgacacggaacataaacaaaagcacgttgccaaagtccaggctggatcctgacagcaATAAACAAATACCAGTTGTCTTTTATTAATGATCTCATGTTCTAAAATCTTCACtggcaagtttttttttctaaagtctGCTGTGGCTGTTTTATCGTCTTGGTACTTCAGCACTTTAAATCCTGCGGCATGAAAAGTTTCTTGAGAAACATATGAAGTGATGCAATAATATTTAATCTGCTTTATCTGCATCTGCTACTTTAAATGATTCACTTAGATTCTGAAATGTTTGCTGTCAGAGTTCATTTGCAAAAGTAAAGATAAAAAACAGATTGTGGTTATTTAGTTTAAAGAAGGAACTTTTGTATTAGCAAATTAGTTCATTAGCAATGAGGAATGTGCAAatgtgttcattattattatccatccatcctctgcactGCTTATCCTACTGAGTGCAGAGAACCTGGAGCCCACCCCAAGAGACCCAGGGCACAAACCCCTGAGGCACCAGgagccttcacacacacacacacacacacacacacacacacagcgagggTGGGAATCAACCCTGTTGGTGTGAAGCAAATgcgctaaccaccaagccatcCTACCCCCCATTATTACTATTATCGTGCTAATATTATTTTCATAATAAAGCTGTTTACtttagtattattttaatattattaactagCAGTCAGTAAAAAAGTGATGATCTTGCTTGGTCTGATTAGTTTCATCCTGCACGATGGCCACTGAGCCAAGTTCATGTAAGAAGTGTAAAAGGAGATATGGAGAGAAGTTTACTGAGGAACTACAATCATCATCGTctcctttgtgtttttctttttaagaatgAAGAGGCGTTAAAAGTGGAACAGATTCACTTTTATCACTTTTTATTAGGTGTGATTACTTTATTGTGTGATTTTCAGGGAGCTTTAAGAAGAGTGAGCCTGAAGTGTGGTGGAGAAAACCAACGAATGAGAAGACACTTCACTCCTATTCAGGCAGTGCTGTGGACACCTACATGGGTCCTGCACTTCACCCAATATCCATCTACACACTGCAGATTAAATCAGCGCAGgatgacacacatgcacatgtttATCTCCATGAAGGACCTGCACCATGGGGGTTGTTTCCAGAGTTACCCTTTGACTCCAGAGTGCACTTGCTCGGAGTTGGGATGAGCAGTGTGACACTGACCTGGAACCCAAGTCCAACTGTtctcaaaacactacacacacacatacacacacatccatataagtactgtgttactgtgaaccgcaaacacaactacaggaGTCTGTGTGCCGCACAAGAGAACAGAGCCATGTGTGCATGTGAAGAGATGGAAAGTGTGTGTACCGTCTCTGATCTTCTTCCAAACACACTCTATTACTTTGATGTGTTTGTAATTAACAGAATGAACAGCACCAGTGCAGCATACATAGGAActgtggcacacacacatacagaatcACAAACGCACAAAGAACCACACATACATAGTGTGACCCAACTGAGAGAGGGGCAGGTGCAGTGGGTCACACTGAGTTCTGGTGCAGGTGAGAGGCGGAGTTTCCGTTTCCGGCCCCATGGTGGGCAGAAGAAAGGCCTGCTCACGTTGCTGCGCTGcaacaacgcacacacacacacactcactgtttcaGTCTCGGCCCAAGGAAATGAGCTGACATCACAGGAAGTAGGAGATCAGCTCGTCCAGATGTGGCTGCAGGGATTCTCCTCCTACCTGATTCAGCTCCGACTcgctgcttcacacacacatacagcagagAGTGAGACTTTGTGTTTGAAAATGCAAGCATCATCTGCATTCCACCGCAGGGAAGCGCCGgcactgccacacacactccacatcaaGAGCTTTAACACACTGCGCACCTGCAGCTCTGTTACACTCGCATGGATGGGAACCGAGGAACGAGGACTTTACTGCCTCTACAGACGCAGGGAAGACATGCAGAATGGGACAGTTGGAAACAGTCTGAAACGGGGTAGACAGAGGAGTGAGACTGGTGGAGACAGAGGGTTATGGAGTGGACCAAGAAGTGGAAAAGGTCAAGACATAATGATGTGTAGTGAACAGAAGAGTAAGACAGGTCGAAACCAAGTTAAACCCCGTAAACAAAGGAGCGACATAGACCGTTGTTTAACACCAGATTCCCGCCCTAATGATCAGCGTGTGCTCTGTAAATACTTCCAGGAACTTGATGCTCGCCGTGCTGTTACTACGGCAACAGTAAGTGGACTGGAGGCAGAAACACTGTACACTTTTGATATATATCTCATGAGACGATGGGCACTTCCTGTTAAATACCACAGCAAGACAGTGCGGACCAGGAGAGACTGCTGAGAacttcactcacacagactgAATAAACACCTGAAAAACACTACTGAGCGAAGATCACATGGCCATTGTTGCTATTATAATGGTGTGTTTATTAGAATTGACACAAAACATATCCAACACACTGCAATATCACAACTGTCTGAGTTTCAGGCAGGAGAAAAAGAGATATTAAGAGAAATGTCCAACAATCTGACAGACGGGTGAAACTAATGTGTCCTGCATGATGgaataatttgtttttactgtgtttgtgtttgtcgtgCTTCAGTTTTATGACccaataaaaacaaagctgtAAAAGAACTAACCAGAATTTACTTCTGTTCACTCCTTTATTCACTCTCCGTCACTCTGAAGGCTTTTCATAGCCCATAATAAAcagtttgagtttgagggtaaaTTTAGCATGAATAAAATCCAGATGTTCAGTAATGATTCTGAATGTGCAGTGAGAAAGACAGGAAGTTCATGAGTCAAGACTCCACCCCTATATTATAACATCCACTTAGGTGTCATTAGGTGTCATTTGGTGTCATTAGGTGTCATTAGGTGTCATTAGGTGTTATTAGGTGTCATTAGGTGTGATCGTTCTAATaagttatcatttctatagcagCAGCTCAATCACAGAAACTTCTACATAACACTCCACATCATCTAAAttcattctatttatttttgtatttagtttCCATTCACTTTCACTCCATTCATTGGCTGTAATTTACTCCCAGTCGCTGCACTTATTCAGCTCACAGACGCTTCAGACACAAATCTAATTAGAAATTGCTTaaaatcaaagaaaacaaacaaaagtgatTCATTGTCCATGTGACGAGGTTTATATGATGAAGTCTTTAGTGTCAACTTCATGAATCTTGATCTCATTTTTATTGCAATTTTCCTACAGGGCTTCCTgtttaacaataaacacacacacacacacacacacacacacagattctatATTACCAAAAGTTTTGTCCACAGGTGTATTAATTTAAGCACCTAGGCATGCAGACTGcatatacaaacatttgtgacaGAATGTGTCACGCTCGGTGAATTCAAGCATAGTACTGTAAATGTTTGTCGGCCCATTTGTGAAATATTCTTACTACTAAATATCCCACATTCCTGTCAGTGGTATTATAACAAAGTGGAAACAATTGAGAACAACAGCAACTCAGAAACAAAGTGGTCAGCCATGTAAAATCACAGAGCTTGGTCAGCACATGCGAGGAACACAGTAATCACTATCATCTGCAGGGTCAATAGAGACAGACCTCCAAACCTTGTGTGGCCTTAAAGATTAGCTCAAGAACAATGCATACAGAGCTTCATGAAATTGGTTTCCATGAGCAGCTGCATCCAAGCCTTATGCAAAGTGTTGGATGTCGAGGTATAAAGCACACTGGCACTTGACTGGTGTGGGGTTGTTTTTGGCTCCTTAGGAACTCTTAATGCTCACAAGCATGTAAAGGCTGACTTTTGccaatatagtgtgtgtatgtatgaggattatatatatatatatatatatatagagagagagagagagagagagagagagagagagagagaatgtgtaagTGCTGCCCCCTGTCTGCAACAGTGTGCACAGATGCAATCCTGAAGAGAATATCAATAGAACTCCTACATACTGAGATAAACACAAACGTTCTCTGtctaataataaagattaatgtATAAGTGAGGATGGAAGAATAAAATCTGTTGAGGGAATGCAGCATGTAGAAGTGGACAAAGCGAAGAGAAATAGGGGAAGTGGATGAGGGGGAAGTGGATGAGGGGGAAGTAGACAAGAGAAAGTGATCAAGGGAAAAAGACGACAACTCTACAAGTTTTGAAAAAACTTTATTTCATCAATAAAATGTGTCGATATTAATGAACcaaatgaaacattaaagtgtgtagTATGGCTTATCGCACTAAGGCTTTTAATCACAAAGTCGTTTTCCTGACAACCATCAttaaaaaagcataataaaaaCCCCCAGTACGTTTATAAGACATGTCGTAACGTATTGTTTGTTATAGTTTCAGTTATAACACACAGAAACCAAAAAggtatacagaaaaaaaaacatggcaccgtgtgtgtgtgtgtgtgtgtgtgtgtatgtttgtgtgtgtgtgtgtgtgtgcattattgTCTTTGGCAGTTGTACAAAAATAGgactttaaaaaattaaacaactacaataataatcatcagaataataataataacagtacatATACACTGTAGAAAAATCTGTTGagaactgtttgtgtgtgtgtgtgtgtgtgtgtgtgtgtgtgtgtgtgtgtgtgtgtgtgtgtgtgtgtgtgtgttctaaggTCCTGGTCTATTGCATCGAGTCATCATGCTTCCTTTGCTGTGTGAACGGAGAGACACAGGAACAAACAGagctgtagagagagagacagagacaaggaCACGAACCTGATTTAATAACTAAAGACATGAACATTGGTGATGAAACTTAAGGTGATGAAATAATTGTCACTGACCAGGGGGTGGGGCTCTAACTTCAGGCTCCTCCCCATCCTCAGTGGGGGAGTGGTCAAGTGTATGAGTGGTAAATGGGTCCAACAAGGAAGAGCTGCTAATACCCAGGCTAATCCCTGTTACACCACCAATACCCAAagaatctttacacacacacacagagtagaaTATCATGTTAAAATAGATTgaacacattgtgtgtgtgtgtgtgtgtgtgtgtgtgtgtgtgtgtgtgtgtgtgtgtgtgtgtgtgtgtgtgtgtgcacctgtgccCATTGTGGCTCTGCCTGGTCTTTCCGGCACACTGCTGTCCAGAACAGTGAAAGAGCGGCGATGAGGTGTAtctgactgaaacacacacacacacacacacacacacacacacacacacacacacacacacacacacacacagttcatgtATTTTATTGACCTGGTTAGGAATCTGATCTACACTGTCTGGAATTCACACatctggaatgtgtgtgtgtgtgtgtgtgtgtgtgtgtgtgtgtttaccctgaaggtgtgtgtggtggtgggtcTGGAGATGGCCAGCAGGCTGCCAGCTTCATCTGCTACAGAACTGTGAGCACTACTGGAAGGAGCTCTCTGTCGCTACACAAACACGAGGACATGATGTTTACTTTTTCCCTGCACGCTGCGCACTGaagatgtacagtgtgtgttttacctgagAGAGGCGTGTGTGATGTCCAGAGTGTGTATGTTCTTTGTCTGCAGTGCCAATTGGGGGGAGGAGTGTGTTTCTGCTGAGAGTCATGGCAGAAGAGGAGAGGCGATCACCAGCCGGagctctgatacacacacacacacacacacacacacacacacacacacacacgcaatcagACCAGAAATcaaagagacacaaacagacagagagacagacagacagatgtgtcTCACAGTCGTGTCCCTCTGATAACGTCCTCCATGTTTCCTGGTGTGTTGGACTGTGTCAGAGGGAGGAGTGTGCGAGGAGGGACAGGTCGTCTCCGTGATGATGGAGGAAGGCGGGTTAAAAGGGAAGGGCTATGTTCCAGAGAGCGATGAGGGCGGGGCTTAGAGAGGGTCAACCTCTCCTCTGAGTCActactgacagagagagagagagagagagagagagagagagagagagagagatgtgtgtgtgtggtgctttcTGGTTGTTGTACATTGTTGAAACttgtatagaaataaaatgtaataataaataatatgataaaGCAGCTTAGTGTCTGATCTTTTACAGCTTTGTGTTCTAACTGATTTGTTACTTTTAAGTCGACTTTGAAAAAATGTGCAGTTTCCTTTCCGCAGCactagcactgtgtgtgtgtgtgtgtgtgtgtgtgtgtgtgtgtgtgtgtgtgtgtgtgtgtgtgtgtgtgtgtgtgtgtgtatctgttacTGTGCAGCATGCTCCGGTGCAGTTGTGTGGCGCTGCTGCAGAGGAAGACCATGAACCACAATCAGCTCGTTCAGTGTGTGATGCTGCACTGCTGCTGATCCGGCACAGACCCGACTGGGCTGGGAGACAGAAGGaaacatggagagagagagagagagagagagagagagagagagagagagagagggagagatagttcacagagagagagagttcataaagtgggagagagagaaagagagagagagcgagagagaacacacacacacacacacacacgagcacacacatgcacacgtgagcacaaacacacacacacgcgagcacacacacacgcgagcgcacacacacgcgagcgcacacacacgcgagcgcacacacacgcgagcgcacacacacgcgagcgcacacacacgcgagcgcacacacacgcgagcgcacacacacgcgagcacacacacacacacgagcacacacacgcgcacacacgagcacacacacgcgagcgcacacacacacacgcgagcgcacacacacacacgcgagcgcacacacacacacacgcgagcgcacacacacacacgcgagcacacacacacacacacgtgagcgcacacacacacacgtgagcgcacacacacacacgtgagcgcacacacacacacgtgagcgcacacacacacacgtgagcgcacacacacacacacacacacacttaaattcACTAAATGCTacactacaaaataaatacaacttaGAACACTCAGGCATTATGGCAAAGAAACATTAAAgggtgttctgtgtgtgtgtgtgtgtgtgtgtgtgtgtgtgtgtgtgtgtgtgtgtgtgtgtgtgtgtgtgtgtgtgtgtgtgtgtgtgttagagctgTCTCCTTCAGTGCAGTTACATACAGTAGATGGCTTTCTCTGCTTTTTGGATTTCCATCTTGACTTTGAGCCCCTCAACTTTGTGCTCTTCAGGAAGAAAGAAGGCAGGAAGATGGAGACGTCAAGAGAGGTAcaatcaggagagagagagagagggagagagagagagagagggagagggagggagagagagagagagggagggtaaGGGGAGagctctgctttctctctctctgtcctttctctctctctctctctctctctctctctctctctctctctctctttcttctttctttctctctcttgctctctctcttctttctctctctctctcacctctctctcttctctttctttctctctctgtctgtctgtctctctctctctctttcttctttctttctctctcttgctctctctcttctttctctctctctcactctctctctcttctctttctctctctctgtctgtctctctctactctctcttgttctctctttcctttctctctctctttctctctctctgtccccctctctctctctctctctctctctttctttctctttctctttctctctctctttctctctctc is part of the Tachysurus fulvidraco isolate hzauxx_2018 chromosome 12, HZAU_PFXX_2.0, whole genome shotgun sequence genome and encodes:
- the ndnfl gene encoding protein NDNF; the protein is MSVLWSVYLAVTLISHTHCTLSPKNEVPLRTTTWINDGKNTPVHLSKGHTHRFHFTLRKKTPALMLTVSPCSGSVEWHLTAHTLKNKPAKHHYWSFKKSEPEVWWRKPTNEKTLHSYSGSAVDTYMGPALHPISIYTLQIKSAQDDTHAHVYLHEGPAPWGLFPELPFDSRVHLLGVGMSSVTLTWNPSPTVLKTLHTHIHTHPYKYCVTVNRKHNYRSLCAAQENRAMCACEEMESVCTVSDLLPNTLYYFDVFVINRMNSTSAAYIGTVAHTHTESQTHKEPHIHSVTQLREGQVQWVTLSSGAGERRSFRFRPHGGQKKGLLTLLRCNNAHTHTLTVSVSAQGNELTSQEVGDQLVQMWLQGFSSYLIQLRLAASHTHTAESETLCLKMQASSAFHRREAPALPHTLHIKSFNTLRTCSSVTLAWMGTEERGLYCLYRRREDMQNGTVGNSLKRGRQRSETGGDRGLWSGPRSGKGQDIMMCSEQKSKTGRNQVKPRKQRSDIDRCLTPDSRPNDQRVLCKYFQELDARRAVTTATVSGLEAETLYTFDIYLMRRWALPVKYHSKTVRTRRDC